A single genomic interval of Lathyrus oleraceus cultivar Zhongwan6 chromosome 7, CAAS_Psat_ZW6_1.0, whole genome shotgun sequence harbors:
- the LOC127102312 gene encoding uncharacterized protein LOC127102312: MGQPKISLKELDNIKRKFAEPINEYLNRFRLLKARCFTQGPEQELVEMAIGGLDYSIRKKLDTQYLRDMSQLVNRVRQVKHLKAEKARANKNNRRERVAYAELDGDDQESYRDPLDLEEREIDIAELKQGLPYSCKVLAPSNGKNLVEPEKNNKFPKKKYTFNVTKCDEIFDLLVKDGQMVVSHGAKIPHLEQRKKRGFCKYHIFLGHKTSQCFLFRDLVQNTIKDGRLKFGDKTKSQMKIDSDPLQVVNAHYMKENGNPKRSGI; encoded by the coding sequence ATGGGGCAGCCGAAGATTAGTCTGAAGGAGTTGGATAACATTAAGCGTAAATTCGCTGAGCCAATAAATGAATATCTTAATAGGTTCCGTTTACTAAAGGCAAGGTGTTTTACACAAGGGCCTGAACAGGAGTTAGTCGAAATGGCCATTGGTGGTTTAGATTATTCCATCAGAAAGAAATTGGACACCCAATACTTGAGGGATATGTCCCAGTTGGTTAACAGAGTTCGACAGGTAAAGCACCTGAAGGCTGAAAAAGCCAGGGCGAATAAAAATAACAGGAGAGAAAGGGTAGCCTATGCCGAGTTAGATGGAGATGATCAAGAGTCATATAGAGATCCTTTAGATTTAGAAGAAAGAGAAATTGACATTGCTGAATTAAAACAAGGACTACCTTATTCTTGCAAGGTCCTTGCACCTTCGAATGGGAAAAATCTCGTCGAACCTGAAAAGAACAATAAGTTCCCTAAGAAAAAATACACCTTTAATGTCACTAAGTGTGACGAAATTTTTGATTTACTAGTCAAAGATGGCCAAATGGTAGTGTCTCATGGCGCTAAAATACCTCATTTAGAACAACGaaaaaagagaggtttttgtaaatatcACATCTTTTTGGGCCATAAAACTTcacaatgttttcttttcagaGATCTTGTGCAAAACACAATCAAGGACGGGAGGTTGAAGTTCGGAGACAAGACGAAGTCACAAATGAAGATTGACTCAGACCCCTTGCAGGTGGTAAATGCCCACTATATGAAGGAGAATGGcaatccaaaacgcagcggaatttaa